Below is a window of Streptomyces sp. ITFR-16 DNA.
TGGTCAGCACGGTGTTCAGCTTGCCCAGGGCCTTGCGGACGCCTTCGCTGCCGGCCCGGGCCCGGTTGACGACGGGGACGAGGTAGTCGGCGTTCTGGAGGTGCTTGTCGTCGGCGAGCAGGACGAGCCCGAAGTTGTCCAGGGTGGCGTCGGTGGTGGTGGTCAGCACCATCTGGTCCCGGCCGCTCTGGACCGCCTGTTTGGCCTGGGTGGTGCCCACACCCTTGGGGTCGACGGCGGTGATGTCGATGCCGTACGTCTTCTTCAGCCCGGGTGCGCAGTAGGGGCGCTGCACGCATTCGTCGCCGGCCGCCAGCCGGACCGGGAGGCCGGACTTGCCGAGGTCGCTGAGCGACTTCAGACGGTGCTTCCTCGCGAAGGCGGCGGTGACCGCGAAGGCGTTCTGGTCGACGGCCTTTCCGGGGTCCAGGACGGTGAGGCCGCGGGGCGCGGCGAGGGCGCGCAGCGCCTTCATGGTGGTGGCGAGGCCGGGTGAGCCGACGGGGGCGGCGTCGGCGCCGTTCTTC
It encodes the following:
- a CDS encoding ABC transporter substrate-binding protein codes for the protein MRARHALPALLLLAATACTTGPALENQGEVTAPPGDSKHLTIGSAGFTESDLLAQMYALLLDRAGYSTEIISVTNREIYETALESGQIDVVPEYAATFADWLNAKKNGADAAPVGSPGLATTMKALRALAAPRGLTVLDPGKAVDQNAFAVTAAFARKHRLKSLSDLGKSGLPVRLAAGDECVQRPYCAPGLKKTYGIDITAVDPKGVGTTQAKQAVQSGRDQMVLTTTTDATLDNFGLVLLADDKHLQNADYLVPVVNRARAGSEGVRKALGKLNTVLTTADLARLNEQVDSWRRLPEDVARTYLRSRKLIPEN